tagtaactaattagatgaccatagtaactaattagatgaccatagtaactaattagatgaccacagtaactaattacattaccatagtaactaattagatgatcatagtaactagatgaccatagtaactaattacattaccatagtaactaattagatgaccatagtaactaattagattatcatagtaactaaatagatgaccatagtaattaattacattaccatagtaactaattagatgaccatagtaactaattagatgaccacagtaactaattacattaccatagtaactaattagatgatcatagtaactagatgaccatagtaactaattacattaccatagtaactaattagatgaccatagtaactaattagattatcatagtaactaaatagatgaccatagtaattaattacattaccatagtaactaattagatgaccacagtaactaattagattaccataataattagatgaccatagtaactaatagtaactaattagatgaccatagtaactaattagatgaccatagtaactaattagatgaccatagtaactaattagatgaccacagtaactaattacattaccatagtaactaattagatgaccatagtaactaattagatgaccatagtaactaattagatgaccatagtaactaattagatgaccatagtaactaattagatgaccatagtaactagtatatcatccataagcgcagattccaagcatttaaatactttgtagagttcaagacttacgatcattagacacatcataatggcagctagtttccatcttaaaaatcaaaacattttggggggaatgtccggcgggccagattcaaAAGCTctacgggccacatgtggcccaggTCTGAGCTAGACAGATAGCGAACACAATGAAGAAACAGAAGCACCAGAAGCTGAgttgattgatgttccttcttttgaattatttccTTTCTCAGTTTGACTTCTTGATACATgttccttcatttaggtttgtaagactaaaatacaaacattttgaaACTATAACGTCCATTGTGTATATCACGTAAATAGCGTCTATtgtttattttacataaataaaatagacgTTTTAGTGTAAATGTGTTCACACAATAAACCATATATATTTACGCATATGGAAATTAAACATTCACAGCAAAATTGCCCACGCAGTGCAACGCAGTTAAATCTAAGGTGTAGCTTTatcgccctctactggtcaaatgtattattatgtattaaaCGAGATTTGATCACCAGTTATTTAtagagccaaaaaaaaaaaaaaaacacgaccaTGAATACAAAATACATTATAAAGTTAGCTATTTTAATACATTCATACTTTATGTTCCAGTGCCTGTTAAATTTTTGATTTTCgcaatttatttagatttttttctggGTTGATGGTACCACATCTTCTTCTACTCATCCTACTGTTGCTTCATTGCATCCAGAAAATGTTCCACAGCGCgtcaccttttccacattttatgttggAGCCTTAcaacaaaatggaataaattgaatttttttcctcaaaattctacataaAATACCCCATAATCACAATGTCGAATTTATTCTTGGTTTTttatttagcaattttttttttttaaataataagcaAGTGTTTGCAGCTTTCATCCTGGATGataaccaacgcttcccatccaacctgatggagcatgagaggtgctgcaaagaggaaatgCGCAAAACTGCCCAAATGCAGGTGTGCTAAGTTTGTGGCatcgattttaaaaaaaacacttgaggCTGATATTGCTGCCAAaaatgcatcaacaaagtattgattaacagctgtgaatacttatgtacaaaccccgtttccatatgagttgggaaattgtgttagatgtaaatataaacggaatactacgatttgcaaatcattttcaacccatattcagttgaatatgctacaaagacaacatatttgatgttcaaactgatacacatttttttgttttgcaaaaaatcattaactttagaatttgatgccagcaacacgtgacaaagaagttgggaaaggtgccaataaatactgataaagttcagaaatactcatcaaacaatttttaggaacatcccacaggtgtgcaggctaattgggaacaggtgggtgccatgattgggtataaaagcagcttccatgaaatgctaagtaattcacaaacaaggatggggcgagggtcaccactttgtaagcaaattgtcgaacagttttagaacaacatttctcaacgagctattgcaaggaatttagggattttaccatctacggtccgtaaaatcatcaaaaagttcagagaatctgaagaaatcactgcacgtaagcgatgatattacggacctttgatccctctgcatcaaaaacagacatcagtgtgtaaaggatatcaccacatgggctcaggaacactttataaaccactgtcagtaagttggtcgctacatctgtaagtgcaagttaaaactctactatgcaaagccaaacccatttatcaacatcctgaaacgccgccggcttggctgggcccgagatcacctaagatagactgatgcaaagtggaaaggtgttctgtggtctgaagactccacatttcaaattatatttggaaacagaggacgtggtgtcctccggaacaaagaggaaaataaccatttggattgttataggcgctaagttcaaaagtcagcatctgtgatggtatgggggtgtattagtgcccaaggcatgggtaacttacacatctgtgaaggcaccattaatgctgaaaggtccatacaggttttggagcaacatatgttgtcatccaagcaacgttatcatggacgcccctgcttatttcagcaagacaagtgttacaacagcgtggcttcgtaaaataagagtgtgggtactttcctggcccgcctgcagtccagatcagtctcccatcgaaaatgtgtggtgcattatggagcgtaaaatacgacagtggagaccccagactggtgaacgactgaagctctacaaaaaacaagaatgggaaagaattccactttcaaagcttcaacaattagtttcctcagttcccaaacgtttattgagtgttgttaaaagaaaaggtgatgtaacgcagtggtgaacatgccctttcccaactactttggcacgtgttgcagccatgaaattctaacataattattatttgagtttgaacatcaaatatcttgtctttgtagtgcattcaactgtatatgggttgaaaaggatttgcaaatcattgtattccgtttatatttacatctaacacaatttcccaactcatatggaaacggggtttgtactgtacgtgtgattatttttttagtttatcattttaataaatttgcaaaatcttttaAGAATACTATTTCCTTATGCGGTATAGTGTGtcgaattttgagggcaaaaaatgtattctaacacaATGTGGAAAAATTGGATGCACTTTAAATTCCAAGTTTGACACGCCCGCCATAACTTATCCTTCATCTTCAGAAGGTCACTATTAAGCATCATTATTCCTTGTTAACATGTTTACAGAGTTCCTTCCTTAGTCAAGTGGTTTGCTGTTGTCTACCTTTTGAGTAATAGTCCTCACTTTTGTTTCCTTGAATTTCCGACACACTTTCTCATGGATCGTTTACCCAGGTCTACAGCCTTCTTGTCATGTTTGTAGACCTGCTGGTTCCATTTGTATTCTCAGTCTCTGAGGGGGTCAGAGCTGAAAGCTGCACCTGCACTAAAGACCAAACAAATATTCGGACCTTAACTCACCGACCAACTCGCCCGGCTTCCAAACAACCTGAACTGACGGCTTGTGTGTTGGTCACAATTagggttgtttttttacaatgcatgcgacaaaaaaaacatggttttggtGATTTATGAGCACTGTCCGTTGCTCATAATTTATTATTCACTTGATGAGTGCAATTGAGAGTGGGAACCAGACATCCATCAGTAAGAACAGCTTCCATTCACTCAGCATGGGTTCAACATCGATAGCTTATAAAGCTGACCTAAGATGCAGACTTTTAGGGGGCATTATTCATTTCCTACAAGCCAAGCGCTGTTATTGACTCAGTAGTATCAGTGCTATGAATTAAGATAGCTTGGGTTGGAACTGCATACAAGGCAATAATGGTGAGTAGCTGAGAAGTACTGAGGTTGGAAGCAAATATGggggaaaccaaaaaaaaaaaggattcaattttaaatgctaatataaaaaaaagggcaaaataaattaaatataggCTTCGGATTAATCAGATCCATCACTTGATCCCTAGTTTCATATCACTTTATATATTAAACAATTTGCAGTGCTTAATTCCTGATAATCGCtcatttcttcatcagtattttAAAGACTGTTTGCAGGATGCCAATCATTTCCGTACTATAATTGGTTCGGCCTCTGAATtgcttgggtaaaaaaaaaagaaaaaaaaaagaacaagttACAAAAATAACGCTACTGCCCCCTGTTGGTGAATCCAATGCTGGGAAGCAACGCAACATTTTTCCCGACAATAACTTTCTCTGCTATGCTCGATGGGACAGTAGAGATGGATTTTGGTGTGATTCTCCTACGTCTCCGCCTCCATCTGCTGCGCTCTCCGCTTGTCATGCTGGTGCTTGGTGAGTCCGTACTTGAAGAACTCGTAGACGGACCAGCTGATGGCTGTGGAGGGCATCTGGTAGATGACCCTGGCCTGCGCTCCCTTGAAGTAGCCCCGCAGGCCGCCCAGCCTGTACACCGTCCGGAAGGCGTGGGCTAAGCCTGTGATTTGTCTGTGGGCTCCTTGCTTGGCCGACAGGGAGCTGAGGGCCAGCGACTCCTGGGTGTTGAGCAGGGTCTTGCACACATCCAGGGGCGTGGTGGCGGCGGCGGCCAGGGCCCCGGCCAAGGCCCCTGACAGCATGTGGGAGGAGGGGTTGTAGTGTCTGTGGGGGTTGAGCAGCTCCTGCAGGTACTCGTATGTCATGAAGTGGAGCGCTTGGAAGGGCACGTTCATGGTGAGCTGGGTGGTGTAGCTGCGGTAGAACGCGGCGGCGCCCTCTTTCTGCCACACGGCGCGTATACAGTCCAACACGCCGCGGTAGGGAGAATTATACATCTGCATGCGTTGCTTCACAACTGGGAGGATGCACGGTGGATGCCAGGATATCCAGGGTTTAACGGAGcggaaaaaaagggaaaaatacAGTAAGTGGCATAATAATACAACGTAGCATTCAACAAAAGTAACGCAAATATCAGTTTGATATACTTTAGagcagtcagtgtacagcttgcatAGAGCTGGCGTTTAAATAGCGACTCAAGACGAGGAAATaccaagatcaatcaatcaatcaatgtttacttatatagccctaaatcactagtgtctcaaagggctgcacaaaccaccacgacatcctcggtaggcccacataagggcaaggaaaactcacacccagtgggacgtcggtgacaatgatgactatgagaaccttagagaggaggaaagcaatggatgtcgagcgggtctaacatgatactgtgaaagttcaatccacaatggatccaacacagtcgcgagagtccagtccaaagcggatccaacacagcagcgagagtcccgttcacagcggagccagcaggaaaccatcccaagcggaggcggatcagcatcgcagagatgtccccagccgatacacaggcaagcagtacatggccaccggatcggaccggaccccctccacaagggagagtgggacatagaagaaaaagaaatgaaacggcagatcaactggtctaaaaagggagtctatttaaaggctagagtatacaaatgtcaTGGTGGCCGTGAGGGTTCCATGGGGAACTATGAGAAGACATGAGATCCATGATCATTGATATGAACGCTGAAGAACAATGATAATTAATGACACCTCATGAGAACCATGACAACATATGAGAACCATGATAATTAATATGAACACATAATAACCATGATATTTAATGACAGTTCATGAGAACCATCATAATTAATATGAACgctgaagaaccatgataattaATGACAGCTCATGAGGACCCAGACAACATATGAGAACTATGATAATATGAACACATAAGAAACATGATGATATCTAATGACAGTTCATGAGAACCATGACAACATATGAGAACCATGATAATTAATATGAACACATAAGAACCATGATATCTAATGACAGTTCATGAGAACCATAATAATTAATATGAACACATAAGAACCATGATATTTAATGACTGTTCATGAGACCGATGATAATTAATTTGAACACATAAGAACCATGATATTTAATGACAGTTCATGAGAACCAGGATAATTAATATGAACGCAGAGGAAACCATGATAATTAATGACGGTTCATGATAACCGTGACAACATATGAGAACCATGACAACGCGTAGCAACCATAATAGTGCATGACAACAAATGAGTACATGATCATTCAAAAGAATGCATGGAAACCATAAGAATATATGAGAAGTACCATGATTATTAAGGAGAATCACGATAATGCATGAGATCCATGATCATTAATATGAACGCTGAAGAACAATGATAATTAATGACACCTCATGAGAACCATGACAACATATGAGAACCATGATAATTAATATGAACACATAATAACCATGATATTTAATGACAGTTCATGAGAACCATCATAATTAATATGAACgctgaagaaccatgataatgaCAGCTCATGAGGACCCAGACAATATATGAGAACTATGATAATATGAACACATAAGAAACATGATGATATCTAATGACAGTTCATGAGAACCATGACAACATATGAGAACCATAATAATTAATATGAACACTATAGAACCATGATATTTAATGACAGTTCATGAGAACCAGGATAATTAATATGAACGCAGAGGAAACCATGATAATTAATGACAGTTCATGATAGCCGTGACAACATATGAGAAACATGACAACGCGTAGCAACCATAATAGTGCATGACAACAAATGAGTACATGATCATTCAAAAGAATGCATGGAAACCATAAGAATACATGAGAAGTACCATAATTATTAAGGAGAATCACGATAATGCATGAGAACCATGATCATGCATGagaatacatatatacaatataaccgCAATGGGGAGCTGCGGTTATATTGACTCTTGTGCAACCCTAGGGCCCAAAACGGGCATTACATGTGTCCCTTTTTGTGATATCATTGCTCAGTTTGAAGGTGAGCTGTTATTGACTCAGTAGTATCAGTGCTATGAATTAAAATAGCTTGGGTTGGAACTGCATACAAGGCAATAATGGTGAGTAGCTGAGAAGTACTGAGGTTGGAAGCAAATATGGGGGAAACCCAAAAAAAAGGACTCAATTTTAAATGCTAATATAAAAGAAGAagttttccttcttcttcttagaAAATTTGATTTTGATTGCAACAATGTTAGAGTAACATatgaacattaaaggcctactgaaatgagattttcttatttaagcggggatagcaggtccattctgtgtcatacttgatcatttcgcgatattgccatatttctgctgaaaggatttaatagagaacatcgatgataaagttcgcaacttttggtcgctaataaaaaagccttgcctgtaccagaagtagcagacgatgtgcgcgtgacatcaccggtgtgagggctcctcacatcctcacattgtttacaatcatagccacaagcagctagaagtgaagtgaattatatttatatagcgctttttctcttgtgactcaaagcgctttacatagtgaaacccaatatctaagttacatttaaaccagtgtgggtggcactgggagcaggtgggtaaagtgtcttgcccaaggacacaacggcagtgactaggatggcggaagcggggatcgaacctgcaaccctcaagttgctggcacggctgctctaccaaccgagctatgccgcccctagagcgattcggaccgagaaagcgacaatttccccattaatttgagcgaggatgaaagatttgtggatgaggatattgagagtgaaggactagaaaaaaaaaggcgaggacagtgggagcgattcagatgttattaaacacatttactaggataagtctggaaaatcccttatctgcttattgtgttactagtgttttagtgagattatatggtacatgaaagtcggaggggtgtggtgaccgccagtgtctccagcGGGAGGAGGgaatagtccgcagcagctgcaggaggacgcaagctccgttcataactacggtaagagccgacttattatcacaattttctcaccgaaacctgcccgttgacatgtggtcgggaaccatgttcgcttgaccgctctgatccatagtaaagcttcaccttcgggaattttaaacaaggaaacaccggctgtgtttgtgtggctaaaggcagccacaatacagcacttcccacctacatctttctactttgacgtctccattattaattgaacaaattgcaaaagattcagcaacacggaagTCCAGAAtagtgtgtaattatgcgattaaagcagactacttacagctgggattgggctggaaaaaaatgtctgctacaacccgagacgtcatacgcacgcgtcatcattccgcaacgttttcaacaggaaatttcgcgggaaatttaaaattgcaatttagtaaactaaaaaggccgtattggcatgtgttgcaatgttaatatttcatcattgatatataaactatcagactgcgtggtcggtagtagtggttttcagtaggcctttaagtgtacatgctttcaaaaaacatatatatgtatatatatatatatatatatatatatatatatatatatatatatatatatatatatatatatatacatatacacacacacacacacacacacacacacacacacacacacacacacacacacacacacacgcacgccaaACGGTTGGACACACCTTGTCCTCattcaaagtgttttttttattttcatgactaattacattgtagattgtcactgaaggcaccaAAACTATCAATgaaaacatgtggagttatgtacttaacaaaaaaaatttgaaataactgaaaacacgttttatatttcaagtttcttcaaaatagccaccctttgctctgattactttgcagtaatcagagcaaaggtgcCTTCAAGGGCAAAGATTTTGCCCTTAAAGGCCTCCTCTGTCCAAGGACTTATTTcctgatttttaaaaatatttatattattaaaagCTGTATTTTTAGCTAAGTTCCTACCATTTATATAGTTTACCGTATACTATATCGCGCAACCCAACTTCAGAGCGTTGGAACTTTACTTGAAAATGGAACGTTTTTTTTGTGATTGTAAGAGTTtgatccctttttagaccagttgatctgccgtttcttttctttttctcctatgtcccactctcccttgtggagggggtccggtccgatccggtggccatgtactgcttgcctgcgtatcggctggggacatctctgcgctgctgatccgcctccgcttgggatggtttcctgctggctccgctgtgaatgggactctcgctgctgtgttggatccgctttggactggactctcgcgactatgttggatccattatagattgaactttcacagtatcatgttagacccgctcgacatccattgctttcctcctctccaaggttctcatagtcatcgtcaccgacgtcccactgggttattattgtcaccgatgtcccactgggtgtgagttttccttgcccttatgtggtcctaccgaggatgtcgtagtggtttgtgcagccctttgagacactagtgatttagggctatataagtaaacattgattgattgattgattgatattgatcttttttttttttgctatataTAGTTAAAGCTTCCACTGCAtttcacactcttggcattctctcgatgagcttcaagcacacctgtgaagtgaaaaccatttcaggttgaagctcatcgagagaatgccaagagtgtgaaaTGCAGTGGAAGCTTTAACTATATATAGCAAATAAAGAATTGATCAATATCAGAATCAAACTCTGACCATCACAAAACTGTTCCATTTTCAAGTAAAGTTCCAACGCTCTGAAGTTAGTATATAGtatacggcagtggttctcaaatgggggtacgcgtacccctgggggttcttgaaggtatgccaaggggtacgtgagattttttttagatattctaaaaatagcaacaattccaaaatcctttataaatatatttattgaataatacttccacaaaatatgaatcataaactttgaaaataaatgcaatattcagtgttgacagctagatattttgtggacatgttccataaatattgatgttaaagatttctttttttttgtgaagaaatgtttagaattaagttcatgaatccagaaggatctctattacaatccccaaagaggacactttaagttgatgattacttctatgtgtaaaaatctttatttatagctgaatcacctgtttatttttcaacaagttttttgttatttatttatttttccaaatagttcaagaaagaccactacaaattagcaatatttttcacagttttacaatttaataaatcagaaactgatgacatagtgctgtattttacttcttgatctctttttttcaaccaaaaatgctttgatctgattagggggtacttgaattaaaaaaatgttcacagggggtacatcactgaaaaaaggttgagaaccactggtatacggTATACAATATAAATGGTGTGAACTTGGCTAAAAATACAGcttttaataatataaatatttaaaaatcagGAAATCAGTCCTTGGACAAAGGAGGCCTTTAAGGGCAAAATCCAAAGGATTTAAATCTGAGCCAATTGTCAGACATAATTGAAATATTGAATTGATATTGTAACACCACCATCCTGTGTTTATATCTGATTATAATTGTCATCAACAATCTAATCATTCAGTCATCTTGAACATTCAAAGTATTAGCATTGGTTGgaccaatactgcccctgtaactactgGGTATTGGATCAACACCCACGTTTGTATTATCGACTAAACTAGTTTAAAGCACACAACAGAATTGTATTTAAAAATAGAACTATGTTTCAACAGAGAATATTAACCATAAAACAGCAAGTAGATTAATTGTTTGGCCCGAATAATACAAGCTGCAATGACACtttgtaatatttatatactaaataatatattgtgacatATATTATTATCGCAGGAGACCGCAATTAATATCGTAACATAGATTCTTGGTCATCTTGCTCCCAAGTTTAACTCATGATTAGCGATCATGTCCAGTATATTTAAGCAGGTGAGAACTCTGGCCATATTCCATTcatacaaaaacaataataaaatataaatggaAGATTCTATACCTTCTGTTCATGGCTGCATCATGAAGCAGGGTGGCCACACATCCAGCTGTCCCTGCAATAAGCACCACTCACAAATTAAAGTTAGCTAAGATAAATGAGAAAGAAGTACAGTGCTTTGCAAAAGTCTTTAACCTCTTTGGCTTTTTAACTATTTCGTTTaatcatttaaaatgttttttttttttaatctacgtAGTATGTGATTGATCTGGACCAAAAAACCTAGGTTGGTGATGTGaaatgagaaaaaatatatataaaggcTTCACCTTCTTTGATATGAAGCCCTTTAAAATGTTCTGGTGCAATATTTTATCTCCAGACGCCACACAATTATTTAAAAGTTGGGTTATAAAGAAAAACTAATTTGATGATCCCACAGAGAACCATCAAATCCATAATCTTCAAGGGGAAAAGAACCCACCTAAACTCACAGACCAAGTAGACTAAAAAACATGTTGTAATGTAACAAAATAGGTAAAAAGCCAAGGCAGGGGGAATACTTTTGCAAGGTGCTGTAGAAACAGAAAAATATATCAATGTGATGTATTTGCTATTTGACATCTGCAGAGGCTAGGAATTAAACATGGATGTTATTTTGCATGTTGGTCCTGATTGGGTTCAGGAGGCCAAACCTTAGCAAAGAGAGACACCTAGTGGACTAAAgtgttctttcttttttttttttaaagcaggatAAAACAGGAAGAGCTGTTTGTATGGGAGAAAGACAACTTACCCAGCCTCCCATTACACTGGAAAGAGGGAAGAGAGTATGGAGAACATGACATAAGGACACATTTTGTAAGGACACTATTATGTTGGGGGTGAATCACTGACTTAATAGAATTGATCTACACTGGCGTTGCTATGGGAATAAAAACAGATAAAACTGTTGTGGTTAAAATACAAGTTTGTGTCATCAAACATCACTGCCTGTTTGTGTAAATGGGAGGTTTTATGGTACCATTAGCCAAATGACTGTTAGCCCCGGGGTGGATCGCGTCACTCAGAGTCTTTTTGAGTTTCTCATAGCTGGCAAAATAGAGGGCATGGGCAGGACCCGCGCCGATAGCGGTCACGTTCAGCCCTCTCATCGGCCGCCAAACTCCCTCCGTGGCCACGATTCGACGGAGGGCGTCCATCACGTTCCTGTAGCGGGCGGCGGGGTCAGGCTGGAGGCTCTGCATTCTTGTCTGGGGAGGTAGGGAAAACAAACGATTAAaaggggaaaaaggtaaacattgACACAGCATTTAAAGAGAACTTAAGGTTTTAAATTATGCAGTGTTGAATAGAAGGCACTATATAGCAACAAGTATGGGGTTTGGCATCGGCCATTTATGGCAACCAAGACttatatttcatccatccatccatccattttctaccgcttattccctttcggggtcgcgggggggggggggctggcgcctatctcagctacaatcgggcggaaggcggggtacaccctggacaagtcgccacctcatcgcagggccaacacagatagacagacaacattcacactcacacactagggccaatttagtgttgccaatcaacctatccccaggtgcatgtctttggaagtgggaggaagccggagtacccggagggaacccacgcattcacggggagaacatgcaaactccacacagaaagatcccgagccgggatttgaacccaggactgcaggaccttcgtattgtgaggcagacgcactaacccctctgccaccgtgaagcctgactTATATTTCGATTCTTCCAAAACCATCCAAATTTTTAAATGTCCATTCCTATTTTCGATGCTCAGTCTGCTGACAGAAAGATGTACGGTAGCTGCCATAAAGCTGGCTAGCAGCTAATTGTCCCTCCAT
This sequence is a window from Nerophis ophidion isolate RoL-2023_Sa linkage group LG09, RoL_Noph_v1.0, whole genome shotgun sequence. Protein-coding genes within it:
- the slc25a28 gene encoding mitoferrin-2, whose amino-acid sequence is MEADGFVRRRRMTAETAGNDPGVAGASAGAEVRWLGGRFLGVSETIVGSLTPRIGGETELQTVDLVRSAQEQSDHSEPDYEGLPQGASTSTHMLAGAVAGIMEHCLMFPIDCVKTRMQSLQPDPAARYRNVMDALRRIVATEGVWRPMRGLNVTAIGAGPAHALYFASYEKLKKTLSDAIHPGANSHLANGTAGCVATLLHDAAMNRSEIVKQRMQMYNSPYRGVLDCIRAVWQKEGAAAFYRSYTTQLTMNVPFQALHFMTYEYLQELLNPHRHYNPSSHMLSGALAGALAAAATTPLDVCKTLLNTQESLALSSLSAKQGAHRQITGLAHAFRTVYRLGGLRGYFKGAQARVIYQMPSTAISWSVYEFFKYGLTKHQHDKRRAQQMEAET